The following coding sequences are from one Vulpes vulpes isolate BD-2025 chromosome 12, VulVul3, whole genome shotgun sequence window:
- the SQSTM1 gene encoding sequestosome-1 isoform X1 has translation MAPLTVKAYLLGKEDAAREIRRFSFCFGPEPEAEMEAEAAAGPGPCERLLSRVAALFPGLRPGGFQTHYRDEDGDLVAFSSDEELTMAMSYVKDDIFRIYIKEKKECRRDHRPPCAQEAPRGLVHPNVICDGCNGPVVGTRYKCSVCPDYDLCAACEGKGLHREHSKLVFPGTFGPFSEGFSHSRWLRKLKHGHFGWPGWEMGPPGNWSPRPPRAGDARPGPAAESVSGPSEDPSVNFLKNVGESVAAALSPLGIEVDIDVEHGGKRSRLTPVSPGGSSTEDRGSSQPSSCSSDPNKPDVDRDPEGTAQALAEQMDKVALESGPPEEQMESDNCSGGDEDWTHLSSKEVDPSTGELQSLQMPESEGPGSLGSSQEGPTGLKEAALYPHLPPEADPRLIESLSQMLSMGFSDEGGWLTRLLQTKNYDIGAALDTIQYSKHPLPL, from the exons atGGCGCCGCTCACCGTGAAGGCCTACCTTCTGGGCAAGGAGGACGCGGCGCGCGAGATCCGCCGCTTCAGCTTCTGCTTCGGCCCCGAGCCCGAGGCGGAGAtggaggcggaggcggcggccgggcccgggCCCTGCGAGAGGCTGCTGAGCCGGGTGGCCGCCCTGTTCCCGGGGCTGCGTCCCGGCGGCTTCCAGACGCACTACCGCG ATGAGGATGGAGACTTGGTTGCCTTTTCCAGCGATGAAGAACTGACAATGGCAATGTCCTATGTGAAGGATGACATCTTCCGCATTTACATTAAAG AGAAGAAGGAGTGTCGGCGGGACCACCGCCCCCCATGCGCTCAGGAGGCACCACGTGGCCTGGTGCACCCCAATGTGATCTGTGACGGTTGCAATGGGCCAGTGGTGGGGACCCGCTACAAGTGCAGCGTCTGCCCGGACTATGACCTGTGTGCTGCCTGTGAGGGAAAGGGCCTGCATCGGGAGCATAGCAAGCTTGTCTTCCCTGGCACCTTCGGGCCCTTCTCAGAG GGCTTTTCTCATAGCCGCTGGCTCCGAAAGCTGAAACACGGGCACTTTGGGTGGCCTGGCTGGGAGATGGGCCCACCAGGGAACTGGAGCCCGCGTCCTCCCCGGGCTGGGGATGCCCGCCCTGGCCCTGCGGCAGAATCAG tTTCTGGTCCATCAGAGGATCCCAGTGTGAATTTCCTCAAGAATGTCGGGGAGAGTGTGGCGGCTGCCCTGAGCCCTTTGG GCATTGAAGTGGACATTGACGTGGAACACGGAGGGAAGCGAAGCCGCCTCACCCCCGTCTCACCAGGTGGCTCCAGCACTGAGGACAGGGGAAGCTCTCAGCCCAGCAGCTGCTCTTCCGACCCCAACAAACCCGATGTGGATCGGGACCCGGAGGGCACCGCACAGGCGCTAGCTGAGCAAATGGACAAGGTTGCCCTGGAGTCGGGGCCACCCGAG GAACAGATGGAGTCTGATAACTGCTCAGGAGGAGACGAAGACTGGACTCATTTGTCTTCAAAGGAAGTGGACCCGTCCACAGGTGAACTGCAGTCTCTACAGATGCCTGAATCCGAAGGGCCCGGCTCCCTCGGCTCTTCTCAGGAAGGGCCCACAGGACTGAAGGAGGCTGCTCTGTACCCGCATCTGCCACCAG AGGCTGACCCCCGGCTGATCGAGTCGCTCTCCCAGATGCTGTCCATGGGCTTCTCTGATGAAGGTGGCTGGCTCACCAGACTCCTGCAGACCAAGAACTACGATATTGGGGCGGCCCTGGACACCATCCAGTATTCAAAGCATCCGCTGCCGTTGTGA
- the MGAT4B gene encoding alpha-1,3-mannosyl-glycoprotein 4-beta-N-acetylglucosaminyltransferase B isoform X2 — translation MRLRNGTFLTLLLFCLCAFLSLSWYAALSGQKGTWHMVCAQLGSVSLFFQSRGNQGDDCSPWASGDVVDVYQREFLALRDRLHAAEQESLKRSKELNLVLDEIKRAVSERQALREGEGNRTWGRLTEDPRLKPWNVSHKHVLHLPTVFHHLPHLLAKESSLQPAVRVGQGRTGVSVVMGIPSVRREVHSYLTDTLHSLISELSPQEKEDSVIVVLIAETDPQYTSVVTENIKALFPTEIHSGLLEVISPDPHFYPDFSRLRESFGDPKERVRWRTKQNLDYCFLMMYAQSKGIYYVQLEDDIVARPNYLSTMKTFALQQPSEDWMILEFSQLGFIGKMFKSLDLSLIVEFILMFYRDKPIDWLLDHILWVKVCNPEKDAKHCDRQKANLRIRFKPSLFQHVGTHSSLAGKIQKLKDKDFGKQALRKEHVNPPAEVSTSLKTYQHFTLEKAYLREDFFWAFTPAAGDFIRFRFFQPLRLERFFFRSGNIEHPEDKLFNTSVEVLPFDNPQSDKEALQEGRSATLRYPRSPDGYLQIGSFYKGVAEGEVDPAFGPLEALRLSIQTDSPVWVILSEIFLKKAD, via the exons ATGAGGCTCCGCAATGGCACCTTCCTGACGCTGCTGCTCTTCTGCCTGTGCGCCTTCCTCTCGCTCTCCTGGTACGCGGCGCTCAGCGGCCAGAAAG GTACCTGGCACATGGTCTGTGCCCAGCTTGGCTCTGTGAGTCTGTTTTTTCAATCAAGAGGGAACCAGGGAGATGACTGCAGTCCGTGGGCCTCAG GCGACGTGGTGGACGTGTACCAGCGGGAGTTCCTGGCGCTGCGTGACCGGCTGCATGCGGCCGAGCAGGAGAGCCTCAAGCGCTCCAAGGAGCTCAACCTGGTGCTGGACGAGATCAAGAGGGCCGTGTCGGAGAGGCAGGCGCTGCGAGAGGGGGAGGGCAATCGCACCTGGGGCCGCCTCACAG AGGATCCCAGGCTGAAGCCGTGGAACGTCTCCCACAAGCACGTGCTGCACCTGCCCACCGTCTTCCACCACCTGCCGCACCTGCTGGCCAAGGAAAGCAGTCTGCAGCCCGCCGTGCGTGTGGGCCAGGGCCGCACCGGAG tgtCCGTAGTGATGGGCATCCCCAGTGTGCGGCGCGAGGTGCACTCGTACCTGACAGACACGCTGCACTCGCTCATCTCGGAGCTGAGCCCGCAGGAGAAGGAGGACTCGGTCATCGTGGTGCTGATCGCCGAG ACTGACCCACAGTATACCTCGGTGGTGACAGAGAACATCAAAGCCTT GTTCCCCACGGAGATCCATTCCGGGCTCCTGGAGGTCATCTCCCCTGACCCCCACTTCTACCCTGACTTCTCCCGCCTCCGAGAGTCCTTTGGGGACCCCAAGGAGAGAGTCAG GTGGAGGACCAAACAGAACCTCGATTACTGCTTCCTCATGATGTACGCACAGTCCAAAGGCATCTACTACGTGCAG CTGGAGGATGACATTGTAGCCAGGCCCAACTACCTGAGCACCATGAAGACCTTCGCTCTCCAGCAGCCCTCGGAGGACTGGATGATCCTGGAGTTCTCCCAGCTGGGCTTCATTG GGAAGATGTTTAAGTCGTTGGACCTGAGCCTGATTGTGGAATTCATCCTCATGTTCTACCGGGACAAGCCCATTGACTGGCTCCTGGACCATATTCTGTGGGTGAAGGTCTGCAACCCCGAGAAGGATGCG AAGCACTGTGACCGGCAGAAGGCCAACCTGCGGATCCGCTTCAAGCCTTCCCTCTTCCAGCACGTGGGCACGCACTCCTCGCTGGCGGGCAAGATCCAGAAACTGAAG GACAAGGACTTTGGGAAGCAGGCACTGAGGAAGGAGCACGTGAACCCACCGGCCGAGGTGAGCACAAGCCTCAAGACATACCAGCACTTCACCCTGGAGAAGGCCTACCTACGTGAGGATTTCTTCTGGGCCTTTACGCCTGCCGCAGGGGACTTCATCCGCTTCCGCTTCTTCCAACCGCTGCGCCTTGAGCG GTTCTTCTTCCGCAGTGGAAACATTGAGCACCCAGAGGACAAGCTCTTCAACACCTCTGTGGAGGTGCTGCCCTTTGAC AACCCCCAGTCAGACAAGGAGGCCCTGCAGGAGGGCCGCTCAGCCACCCTGCGGTACCCTCGGAGCCCTGATGGCTACCTCCAGATAG gcTCCTTCTATAAGGGTGTGGCAGAGGGCGAGGTGgaccctgcctttggcccccTGGAAGCACTGCGCCTCTCCATCCAGACAGACTCCCCAGTGTGGGTCATTCTGAGCGAG ATCTTCCTGAAAAAGGCCGACTAA
- the SQSTM1 gene encoding sequestosome-1 isoform X2: MAPLTVKAYLLGKEDAAREIRRFSFCFGPEPEAEMEAEAAAGPGPCERLLSRVAALFPGLRPGGFQTHYRDEDGDLVAFSSDEELTMAMSYVKDDIFRIYIKEKKECRRDHRPPCAQEAPRGLVHPNVICDGCNGPVVGTRYKCSVCPDYDLCAACEGKGLHREHSKLVFPGTFGPFSEGFSHSRWLRKLKHGHFGWPGWEMGPPGNWSPRPPRAGDARPGPAAESVSGPSEDPSVNFLKNVGESVAAALSPLGIEVDIDVEHGGKRSRLTPVSPGGSSTEDRGSSQPSSCSSDPNKPDVDRDPEGTAQALAEQMDKVALESGPPEMESDNCSGGDEDWTHLSSKEVDPSTGELQSLQMPESEGPGSLGSSQEGPTGLKEAALYPHLPPEADPRLIESLSQMLSMGFSDEGGWLTRLLQTKNYDIGAALDTIQYSKHPLPL; encoded by the exons atGGCGCCGCTCACCGTGAAGGCCTACCTTCTGGGCAAGGAGGACGCGGCGCGCGAGATCCGCCGCTTCAGCTTCTGCTTCGGCCCCGAGCCCGAGGCGGAGAtggaggcggaggcggcggccgggcccgggCCCTGCGAGAGGCTGCTGAGCCGGGTGGCCGCCCTGTTCCCGGGGCTGCGTCCCGGCGGCTTCCAGACGCACTACCGCG ATGAGGATGGAGACTTGGTTGCCTTTTCCAGCGATGAAGAACTGACAATGGCAATGTCCTATGTGAAGGATGACATCTTCCGCATTTACATTAAAG AGAAGAAGGAGTGTCGGCGGGACCACCGCCCCCCATGCGCTCAGGAGGCACCACGTGGCCTGGTGCACCCCAATGTGATCTGTGACGGTTGCAATGGGCCAGTGGTGGGGACCCGCTACAAGTGCAGCGTCTGCCCGGACTATGACCTGTGTGCTGCCTGTGAGGGAAAGGGCCTGCATCGGGAGCATAGCAAGCTTGTCTTCCCTGGCACCTTCGGGCCCTTCTCAGAG GGCTTTTCTCATAGCCGCTGGCTCCGAAAGCTGAAACACGGGCACTTTGGGTGGCCTGGCTGGGAGATGGGCCCACCAGGGAACTGGAGCCCGCGTCCTCCCCGGGCTGGGGATGCCCGCCCTGGCCCTGCGGCAGAATCAG tTTCTGGTCCATCAGAGGATCCCAGTGTGAATTTCCTCAAGAATGTCGGGGAGAGTGTGGCGGCTGCCCTGAGCCCTTTGG GCATTGAAGTGGACATTGACGTGGAACACGGAGGGAAGCGAAGCCGCCTCACCCCCGTCTCACCAGGTGGCTCCAGCACTGAGGACAGGGGAAGCTCTCAGCCCAGCAGCTGCTCTTCCGACCCCAACAAACCCGATGTGGATCGGGACCCGGAGGGCACCGCACAGGCGCTAGCTGAGCAAATGGACAAGGTTGCCCTGGAGTCGGGGCCACCCGAG ATGGAGTCTGATAACTGCTCAGGAGGAGACGAAGACTGGACTCATTTGTCTTCAAAGGAAGTGGACCCGTCCACAGGTGAACTGCAGTCTCTACAGATGCCTGAATCCGAAGGGCCCGGCTCCCTCGGCTCTTCTCAGGAAGGGCCCACAGGACTGAAGGAGGCTGCTCTGTACCCGCATCTGCCACCAG AGGCTGACCCCCGGCTGATCGAGTCGCTCTCCCAGATGCTGTCCATGGGCTTCTCTGATGAAGGTGGCTGGCTCACCAGACTCCTGCAGACCAAGAACTACGATATTGGGGCGGCCCTGGACACCATCCAGTATTCAAAGCATCCGCTGCCGTTGTGA
- the MGAT4B gene encoding alpha-1,3-mannosyl-glycoprotein 4-beta-N-acetylglucosaminyltransferase B isoform X3 encodes MRLRNGTFLTLLLFCLCAFLSLSWYAALSGQKGDVVDVYQREFLALRDRLHAAEQESLKRSKELNLVLDEIKRAVSERQALREGEGNRTWGRLTEDPRLKPWNVSHKHVLHLPTVFHHLPHLLAKESSLQPAVRVGQGRTGVSVVMGIPSVRREVHSYLTDTLHSLISELSPQEKEDSVIVVLIAETDPQYTSVVTENIKALFPTEIHSGLLEVISPDPHFYPDFSRLRESFGDPKERVRWRTKQNLDYCFLMMYAQSKGIYYVQLEDDIVARPNYLSTMKTFALQQPSEDWMILEFSQLGFIGKMFKSLDLSLIVEFILMFYRDKPIDWLLDHILWVKVCNPEKDAKHCDRQKANLRIRFKPSLFQHVGTHSSLAGKIQKLKDKDFGKQALRKEHVNPPAEVSTSLKTYQHFTLEKAYLREDFFWAFTPAAGDFIRFRFFQPLRLERFFFRSGNIEHPEDKLFNTSVEVLPFDNPQSDKEALQEGRSATLRYPRSPDGYLQIGSFYKGVAEGEVDPAFGPLEALRLSIQTDSPVWVILSEIFLKKAD; translated from the exons ATGAGGCTCCGCAATGGCACCTTCCTGACGCTGCTGCTCTTCTGCCTGTGCGCCTTCCTCTCGCTCTCCTGGTACGCGGCGCTCAGCGGCCAGAAAG GCGACGTGGTGGACGTGTACCAGCGGGAGTTCCTGGCGCTGCGTGACCGGCTGCATGCGGCCGAGCAGGAGAGCCTCAAGCGCTCCAAGGAGCTCAACCTGGTGCTGGACGAGATCAAGAGGGCCGTGTCGGAGAGGCAGGCGCTGCGAGAGGGGGAGGGCAATCGCACCTGGGGCCGCCTCACAG AGGATCCCAGGCTGAAGCCGTGGAACGTCTCCCACAAGCACGTGCTGCACCTGCCCACCGTCTTCCACCACCTGCCGCACCTGCTGGCCAAGGAAAGCAGTCTGCAGCCCGCCGTGCGTGTGGGCCAGGGCCGCACCGGAG tgtCCGTAGTGATGGGCATCCCCAGTGTGCGGCGCGAGGTGCACTCGTACCTGACAGACACGCTGCACTCGCTCATCTCGGAGCTGAGCCCGCAGGAGAAGGAGGACTCGGTCATCGTGGTGCTGATCGCCGAG ACTGACCCACAGTATACCTCGGTGGTGACAGAGAACATCAAAGCCTT GTTCCCCACGGAGATCCATTCCGGGCTCCTGGAGGTCATCTCCCCTGACCCCCACTTCTACCCTGACTTCTCCCGCCTCCGAGAGTCCTTTGGGGACCCCAAGGAGAGAGTCAG GTGGAGGACCAAACAGAACCTCGATTACTGCTTCCTCATGATGTACGCACAGTCCAAAGGCATCTACTACGTGCAG CTGGAGGATGACATTGTAGCCAGGCCCAACTACCTGAGCACCATGAAGACCTTCGCTCTCCAGCAGCCCTCGGAGGACTGGATGATCCTGGAGTTCTCCCAGCTGGGCTTCATTG GGAAGATGTTTAAGTCGTTGGACCTGAGCCTGATTGTGGAATTCATCCTCATGTTCTACCGGGACAAGCCCATTGACTGGCTCCTGGACCATATTCTGTGGGTGAAGGTCTGCAACCCCGAGAAGGATGCG AAGCACTGTGACCGGCAGAAGGCCAACCTGCGGATCCGCTTCAAGCCTTCCCTCTTCCAGCACGTGGGCACGCACTCCTCGCTGGCGGGCAAGATCCAGAAACTGAAG GACAAGGACTTTGGGAAGCAGGCACTGAGGAAGGAGCACGTGAACCCACCGGCCGAGGTGAGCACAAGCCTCAAGACATACCAGCACTTCACCCTGGAGAAGGCCTACCTACGTGAGGATTTCTTCTGGGCCTTTACGCCTGCCGCAGGGGACTTCATCCGCTTCCGCTTCTTCCAACCGCTGCGCCTTGAGCG GTTCTTCTTCCGCAGTGGAAACATTGAGCACCCAGAGGACAAGCTCTTCAACACCTCTGTGGAGGTGCTGCCCTTTGAC AACCCCCAGTCAGACAAGGAGGCCCTGCAGGAGGGCCGCTCAGCCACCCTGCGGTACCCTCGGAGCCCTGATGGCTACCTCCAGATAG gcTCCTTCTATAAGGGTGTGGCAGAGGGCGAGGTGgaccctgcctttggcccccTGGAAGCACTGCGCCTCTCCATCCAGACAGACTCCCCAGTGTGGGTCATTCTGAGCGAG ATCTTCCTGAAAAAGGCCGACTAA
- the MGAT4B gene encoding alpha-1,3-mannosyl-glycoprotein 4-beta-N-acetylglucosaminyltransferase B isoform X1, protein MEAKVGLDLMGYGTPVCLWVGDEPLHPVLSQATVVPVCLLQQPRVLSLTSRVAVQGPSPQPLLWEPGWPQGTDLQEQQREGDVVDVYQREFLALRDRLHAAEQESLKRSKELNLVLDEIKRAVSERQALREGEGNRTWGRLTEDPRLKPWNVSHKHVLHLPTVFHHLPHLLAKESSLQPAVRVGQGRTGVSVVMGIPSVRREVHSYLTDTLHSLISELSPQEKEDSVIVVLIAETDPQYTSVVTENIKALFPTEIHSGLLEVISPDPHFYPDFSRLRESFGDPKERVRWRTKQNLDYCFLMMYAQSKGIYYVQLEDDIVARPNYLSTMKTFALQQPSEDWMILEFSQLGFIGKMFKSLDLSLIVEFILMFYRDKPIDWLLDHILWVKVCNPEKDAKHCDRQKANLRIRFKPSLFQHVGTHSSLAGKIQKLKDKDFGKQALRKEHVNPPAEVSTSLKTYQHFTLEKAYLREDFFWAFTPAAGDFIRFRFFQPLRLERFFFRSGNIEHPEDKLFNTSVEVLPFDNPQSDKEALQEGRSATLRYPRSPDGYLQIGSFYKGVAEGEVDPAFGPLEALRLSIQTDSPVWVILSEIFLKKAD, encoded by the exons ATGGAGGCCAAGGTGGGGCTAGATCTAATGGGCTATGGCACGCCAGTCTGCTTGTGGGTGGGTGATGAGCCCTTGCACCCTGTCCTCAGCCAGGCCACTGTGGTTCCTGTGTGCCTCCTACAACAGCCACGTGTCCTCAGCTTGACATCAAGAGTTGCAGTGCAGGGACCCTCACCACAACCCCTTCTTTGGGAGCCTGGCTGGCCACAGGGAACTGATctccaggagcagcagagggagg GCGACGTGGTGGACGTGTACCAGCGGGAGTTCCTGGCGCTGCGTGACCGGCTGCATGCGGCCGAGCAGGAGAGCCTCAAGCGCTCCAAGGAGCTCAACCTGGTGCTGGACGAGATCAAGAGGGCCGTGTCGGAGAGGCAGGCGCTGCGAGAGGGGGAGGGCAATCGCACCTGGGGCCGCCTCACAG AGGATCCCAGGCTGAAGCCGTGGAACGTCTCCCACAAGCACGTGCTGCACCTGCCCACCGTCTTCCACCACCTGCCGCACCTGCTGGCCAAGGAAAGCAGTCTGCAGCCCGCCGTGCGTGTGGGCCAGGGCCGCACCGGAG tgtCCGTAGTGATGGGCATCCCCAGTGTGCGGCGCGAGGTGCACTCGTACCTGACAGACACGCTGCACTCGCTCATCTCGGAGCTGAGCCCGCAGGAGAAGGAGGACTCGGTCATCGTGGTGCTGATCGCCGAG ACTGACCCACAGTATACCTCGGTGGTGACAGAGAACATCAAAGCCTT GTTCCCCACGGAGATCCATTCCGGGCTCCTGGAGGTCATCTCCCCTGACCCCCACTTCTACCCTGACTTCTCCCGCCTCCGAGAGTCCTTTGGGGACCCCAAGGAGAGAGTCAG GTGGAGGACCAAACAGAACCTCGATTACTGCTTCCTCATGATGTACGCACAGTCCAAAGGCATCTACTACGTGCAG CTGGAGGATGACATTGTAGCCAGGCCCAACTACCTGAGCACCATGAAGACCTTCGCTCTCCAGCAGCCCTCGGAGGACTGGATGATCCTGGAGTTCTCCCAGCTGGGCTTCATTG GGAAGATGTTTAAGTCGTTGGACCTGAGCCTGATTGTGGAATTCATCCTCATGTTCTACCGGGACAAGCCCATTGACTGGCTCCTGGACCATATTCTGTGGGTGAAGGTCTGCAACCCCGAGAAGGATGCG AAGCACTGTGACCGGCAGAAGGCCAACCTGCGGATCCGCTTCAAGCCTTCCCTCTTCCAGCACGTGGGCACGCACTCCTCGCTGGCGGGCAAGATCCAGAAACTGAAG GACAAGGACTTTGGGAAGCAGGCACTGAGGAAGGAGCACGTGAACCCACCGGCCGAGGTGAGCACAAGCCTCAAGACATACCAGCACTTCACCCTGGAGAAGGCCTACCTACGTGAGGATTTCTTCTGGGCCTTTACGCCTGCCGCAGGGGACTTCATCCGCTTCCGCTTCTTCCAACCGCTGCGCCTTGAGCG GTTCTTCTTCCGCAGTGGAAACATTGAGCACCCAGAGGACAAGCTCTTCAACACCTCTGTGGAGGTGCTGCCCTTTGAC AACCCCCAGTCAGACAAGGAGGCCCTGCAGGAGGGCCGCTCAGCCACCCTGCGGTACCCTCGGAGCCCTGATGGCTACCTCCAGATAG gcTCCTTCTATAAGGGTGTGGCAGAGGGCGAGGTGgaccctgcctttggcccccTGGAAGCACTGCGCCTCTCCATCCAGACAGACTCCCCAGTGTGGGTCATTCTGAGCGAG ATCTTCCTGAAAAAGGCCGACTAA